The nucleotide sequence GTGATCGGCCAAGGTCTGTTGGAATTCAGTGATAAACCAGTTATGCGGATCATTAACACGAAGGATAAGATAGTGTGGATCCGACTGGGTAGGATTTACAGTGTTCATTCTTGTATCCTTTGATAAAAAATCCTTGTATGTTGTACTAGAGAACATTTTGATAGGATCATGATGTTACTAGTTGATGACCCTCGTATTTCTCAAAGGCGGGCATTGGACAAGAATGGCATCGGCTACGATGGCAATAAGGGCTGGCCATTCTATCGAGGACTCCTCACACAGCACTTAGGGTTGGGGTTTATCGTTACTTTAATAGATACATTGCTTGGCGATTTCTGGCATGGATGGCAGAAAAATCACCTGCATGAGGGAGTATTTATCAATATACTATGCTTATGGATTAGCAGCAGCGCGATGACACTCATACCGCTCCGCATGATGTTCATAATTCACACGAGCACAACCCAGATTAACTAGGCTAATATTCAGTATATCTGACATAACGGCAGGGCAGTCTCACTATTTTGACATAAAACCAGTCTATTTTTGATACAAGCGTAGCGTGATCAATCGAGCGTTGGCCAACCCTACTCTTTATGATTCCTTATATTTACTTTTGTCTTTTTTCTTCTAATTCTTCTATGACTCTTACAATCAATAACGAATATTGATTATTCAGATCTGAACATAGCGATTGCCAATCACGTTCACCTGCCCAAATACGATGGATAACTTCTAGAAGGTTAATCCCATTGTTTTTTTGCATTTTAGAGAATTCAGCAGTAAGTATAGTTCGATATTTTTGATCTCCTTGGGTTGCTGCCACAATTTCTGCAATCAATTGCCCAAACTGCCTATTTATATGCCATCTGTTACCATTATGGGATATATAGGCAATTCGTGCCTGTTGGCGATAGTGAGATGCTTGATCTGACAGATCTACCAATTTGGCTATATCGGCAAGAATACCAAAGGTTGTCCATATTTCGGTACGCGACGGGTCAAGCATCTCTTTAATCCTCAATACTTCTTCAGCATAGCCTTGCGCCTCAGTCAGTCTATTACATGCCCAATTTCCTGTTTCAACTTGGGTGACAATCAAATTGGCAAGATTGCTGAGCCAGTGTGCATAATATAGTATTGGTATATGAGGTATTTTTAACGCTCGTTGATACCAGTTTTCAGCTTCGTCTGGGTTTCCTAAGAATTGTGCAACAATTGCTAATTGGCTGCATGTAGTAGCAATACCAAGGCTATCATTCAACTTTTCTTTGATTATAAGACTTTGGCGATAGTACTGTTCTGCTTTTAACCAATCTTCTTGTTTCTCGGCAACTCTACCAAGCTGATGGTTGATAGTTGCCTCGCCTTTTGGTTCCTTTAAACGCTGATAAATGTTTAGTGCCTCATGATATCTTTGATTAGCCTCATTATATATATGTTGTTGCAAGGATAACGTGCCAAGTTGGACTAAAGTTACGGCCTGGCTTTGTAAATCATCAAGCCTTTGAAAAATATCTATCGCTTGCTCATAGAAAAGTTGAGCTTGCTTGAATTGACCTTCATCAACGTTGCAATCAGCAAGTCTGGCCAATAGTATAGCTTGTTGTCGAATATAAAAACGATTATCCTTTTGTTGAGCAGATAGCCGTTCAATCATAATTAATGCTTGTTGATAGATATCTTGAGCCTCAAGAATAGATCCCAATTTTAGTAAACAGTCCCCAATTTGAGAAAGCGTTAGGCAATGTGTATATGAACCAAGACCATATGATTGACCACTTGGTTGGTGTACAATACGAATTAAAAGCTGCTGAAAGCGTTGGAGCGCCCCATTATAGTTACCTTGCACAAATTCCGCATTGCCAAGCTCACTTTCATGCAGATATTCATTTTCAGAAAGCTGTTTGCTAGAGGACATATGCTGGGCAAGTTGTTGATTGAGCAGATTGCGCTCACGTTGCATGCCAAAAATGTAATAAAAGTGATTCAAATTTATTATTCTAACCACTGCGGCATTAATTTCATTCAAAGCTAATAACCTTTGGATTGTTCTTTGCAAATTGGGTAGTTCATATTGCACTAATACCCGAGTCGCTTGAGAGTGTTGTGTATCCTCAAGACGACTCTCCTCTAAGAGTTCGCAATAACACTCGACAAAACGTTGTTCTAAATCATTTGGAGATCGGTATTGTCGACGGATATAGGGCGTAAGGGTTGGGTGAAAACGCAAGAATACTAAACCGCCACCAAGTAGCTCTACTTGGATTAATGCCGCATGCTCTAAAGCAACGCGGAGTTGGGGCCATTGCACAGCAGGAATCTTGGTAATCTCTAAAAGGAATAGTTCTAATGCACCTCCTTCAAATGGAGCGAGGCGGGCTAGCCACTCGCGTTGATCAGGACTGAGGCGTTGCAGCGAGTAGGTGAGCGAGGCATCCAATGAGTGATGGCGTTGGTTCTGGTCGGTTTCATCGGTGAATCGAGCGAGCAGGCTGCAATAGTCGCTCAGCAGTTGTTCAATGCTCAAACTGGGTTCGCGTAAGGCTCGCAAGGTCAAGCCCATGGCCAGCGGGTGATGATCAAGCCGCGCCAAAAGCGTGCTTAGTTGCAGTTTTGGCGCACGCCGCCGATCAATCGCCAAATCATCGAGCAAGGCCGTGGCAAAACGGTAGGCTGCGGGTGCATCCAAGCCGCGCATGGGCACCAAGTGCGTGAAGGGGCCTTGCTGCAAGCGACTATCGCGCAAATCAAAATCACGACAGGTCAAAATCATGCCTGCGCCTGCTTGCCGCAAGCTCAGAACACAATCCCACAGGGTGTGGCGTTCGTTCGCATCCAAGACATTCAGCTCGGCATTGCCCGCGTTGGGCAAAATGCTCTCCAAATTATCCGCAATAATCAGCAATGGCTTGCTGCGTAGGTGCGGCTTGAAGCGCTGCACGGCTGCTTGCAAATCGTGCGAATCGGTTTCGGGCAACGCATAATGGCGGGCAATCGCACTGAGCAAGGCAATGTGGCTTCCACCATGTTCAAATGACAGCAGCAATGCGCCGTGATAGAGCTTGGTTTGGGTCAGCCAGGCGGCGGCTTCGCTGGCAAGACGGGTTTTACCAATGCCGCCAAAACCATGCAACAAGACAATTTTACCATTGAGCAAGGCTCGTTCTAGATGTAATAGCTCTTTGGCACGACCCACAAACGGGCGTTGCAAGGGGTTTTCCACAAAGCCCGACAGTTTGGCAGGCTTGGGGCGACGTGGTTTGCCAGTTGGGATAAGATTAATCTCACGTTGCTGATAAAAATGGGGTAACCACCAGTCCTCTAAGGTAATTGATTCAGCATCTTTGTCTGGATTCTGTGACAAGTACAAGCGCACAGGCTGGCTTTGCAAGGCTTGACGTGCGCGCTCCAAAGCCAGTGGTACCGACTGGCCCTTCGCGATCAAGCCATAGAATTCGCCGAAAAAGAGTGCGGTGGTCATAGGAACGACACTGGCACTCATGGCCACCACAGCGGGCACACCTGCCGCCAACAACTGAGTTGCTACACTCCCCAAGGCTTGTTGCCGTTGGTAGTCAGTATCGTCGCTTTCACTGGTATCCATCACACTGGTTTGACAGGCATCCAACAAGACCAAGCGCACGCCAGCACCATTCAACAATTTTGCAAAATCACTTGCATGGACTATATTGAGATGATGATCCGCTGTTTCAAAGGCTAAAACACCTTGATTCGTATGCGCGGCCTTAAATGCCATCGATTCGTATGGACTCCCGTGTTGGAGATTTGAAAAACCACCATGGCCATCGAAATGCAACACATGCACGGGTTTGGTGGCATTTTGCAAACGTCGCGCCAGCTGATCGTAGGTTGGTGGACGCAAAAACTCGAATTCGATCATGCCAGGCTTAATTTTGTTATCCCGCTCTAAGTGCTGTAATTGCGCAAGAATAGTCTGGGCTGATGTCCGTGGGTCAAGAAATTCGACATCATCAGGCCTCGCGATGACGACCAATACCCGCAAGGGCATTGCAAATTGGTGTCTTAAGATGGTTGAAGGAATCGTTTTTGCAATGCGGTAAATAGCAACGGGATTCAATCGTCGTTGGTTTAAAAAGCCATAGTCATCATGCAATAACTCCCATGGGATGCTCAGCACCGCCGGAATCAGACTCAATATTTGCAAGGTTGGAATACCATGATCAACACTTATCCACTCATCATAAATTTTCGTTGCAGCCGAACTCGATGCAAAGATTGTCAGAAAGAGCGCTTTGCCAACTGCTACGAGATCAGCCTCTACCCTGGCAGCTCGTGTCCGAAATTCTAGGAATGGCCATTTCAAGTAGTCGTCAAAATACCATCGAAAATCGGCCCGTTGCTGTTTGTTTGGCACATCAGGCAACATACCGCTCGCAGTGCGTTGATTAAACTGTAACGTCCAGTAGGCAAGATCGGGCGAATCGGCAGCGGCGGGAGTACATTCGAGGGTGAGGGTGTTTGCGTGACTCATGGGGTGGCTCCTCGGCTAGCAACACGATGCTATCGTATCATGGCCTAACGAGGAATGGTAGCGATGATGCCGCATTCTGCCAGATGTATATACTAGAACTCGCCCTGAATTAATTGCTCGCCGAATCAATCACGAATGCGCATACCATGGCTCGCCTGCGCACCATACCGCCAATCATCGATGCATGGTCGCATGCCGGAACCGCTGCTGGCCACCATGCACTCGCGCTCGTCCAGCGCTTTTTCTTTCGCTCGTAAACAATTCATTCCCCGGTCTTGCACGAATTAAGATCTCTTTTCAGACAATCAACCAGCACCCTCGCTCGCCATCATCAGTATGTCACCATTTCGCTGTAGCGGCTGATGCGGGACAATAGCGATCCAACGCGATGGGTGGCGGAGGCCCATACCATTCTACGCTTCACACTTAGCCACAACATGATGTATGGCTAAGTGTGCTATGCTTCTTTCGGAAGGATTGCTAAGCGTCTATATATACCAGGAATCTTCACCTGTTCCTTCTCGATCCATCCTTGCGATTTCCACGAATTTAATGCAATCGATATCTGATCACGGAACATTGATGCAGGCAGCTCATTTAATTCAGTAAACCAATTTTTGTATTGGTTGATGAGTATATCGCGACGAATTGTGGAACCAAGCTTAGACTTGATAATAGTAATCCCAACCAGAAGTTGAAAGAAGCGAATCATTGGCCCAACGAGTACCATTTGCCCTTGAATCGATTGAGCAATAACAGCTTGTTCTTCTACGCTAAGTGTTCTCCAGTATCCCAAAGCGAGCAAAAATAGAGAAAGTTTTCGCTTCTCTGCCGGCGAAAAATTGGAGGGATTGGTTACAATTAATTCATACCGCTGTAAATCCTGTATTTCGTTTGGAAGTCTTACATCATCGTCACTAAGACAATCAAGGCAGTGCGATCGTTTCCAGCGAGCGATCCGATGACATACATCACACCATTTAAGCTCATAGTGGCCTTTTATGGGATAGACTTTCCACGCATCAAGTGAAATATGCGCATATTCTCTTAAACTCCAATCGTTTGGAGTACGCTCTGGAGTAGAAGCAAGAAAAACTGGGTACTGTGAGGAGAGGGCAAGGTGAAGTACCCATAAGGCTGTGGAAATGGATAAACTTTGCTCTTCCATTACAGACCATCCTTGCCATGTGTGAGACCATCGTATATCTGGTAATGTTGTGAAAATGGAAGACATATGCATGCTTCGATATGGTGGCCATCGTTGCTTAATGATCGTCTTCACATCAGGTATATCACGCATAACTACTGAGATAAACTGTGATGTTTTTGAAATAAAAAATTTCTCTGTTGGATAAATTACGATACACAAACTCGTAGCTCGTGCATACGCGCAGGCCAGCATAGTATCATCTACTCGTTCTTCTCCACTCACATAGATGATAACAATGGGCGACTCTAAGCCGCGGTATTTACGGATAGAAATTGTTTTATTAACATATGACTCCACGTTTTTATAGATATCATATAAAGACGTGTATGTTCTATGATCATCCTCTAGGGAGTGAAGTTGGTACTGATATCGGGAGTGAAGATGGTGCTCAGATGAGATGCGTTCTTTCAACTGCTTAAGATCGTGTTGTTTTTGGCTGTATTTTTTTTGAAAAGCGTTTCGATACATTGGTTCATCTTGCAAATAGACTACGGTAATATCCTGAGCACTAACGCCGGCATTATGGAGGATATAAATTGACTCAAAAAGGGTCTGCAAGGGAAAGTCAGATGCCAACTCGCGAAGCGTGTCTTGCTCATGTGGTCGCGGAGAAATCTGTTCATAATCTGATGGCAAAACTTCGCATAATCGATCAAAGACGCTCCGAGGCGAACGCAGATTCATGGATAATGTGAAAGGATTGGGAACATTGATGATCTGAGCAATCTCACTAGCTGCTATTTTCGATTCATATGAAAATACTTGCGTCTCATCACAACAAATAAGAATTGGCTTATCAATAAACCATTGGGTAAAGGAAAGAAGCCACTCTTGCTTAAATACTTGTCCTTCATCAATAATCAGGGCATCATAATCGCCCAACTGCTGTGCATCAACGGCGAGTTGGAACACTTTTGGTGCCTCATGAAACCAATTATCATCAAAGGACACGCTCAATCCAAGTATACGGCGTGCATCGGTACAAAGTTTATGGAATGTTGTTACGTTGATAGTTGTATCATTAAGTTGGGCTTTAAGATACTGTGCTAATTCTACATTAAAGACGACAAAGAGTACCCGCAATGCGTTGTTTGCTAAGGATCGAGCATGCGTGAGTGCAAGAAGCGTTTTCCCTGTTCCACTTCGTCCCGTCAACACCATCCGTTGCTGGGTGTGCATGCGATCAAGGTGTTTTTGCTGTTCATCTGTTAATGCGAGCCACTGGTGTGCGTCACTCAGAATCCGTGTTGACCACCGCTGGGTATAGTCAGCCATGGGGCAGATGAGATCGACAATTTGGTCAATAATCTGTGCTGTTGTATCTTTTACGGCGAGCGCTTGCTTCCAATGTTGCATCAGGCTCATAACCGCTTTCCCGAAGTGTTTCAATGATGTTTTATCAAAGGCAATATGCTTCGGTGATTCAGGGTTGATATCCATCAGTGCCGGAGGAACCGGCTTCCCTCCCAGATCAGAGTCTGGCAAAACGATGCCATACCCTATCCGGATAAACGGAAAGCCTTGTTTCTGAATCCAAGGTTGTAGGGAATGAACGCCACGGCGAAGCTGATTAACTGGCTGAAGTTTTCGCCCATCACGATACACAAATGTTGTTCGTTCAAATGCAATAACACCACCTTTGACCTCTAATGCGAGAATACCATAGATCGGGTGCAGAATGAGGAAATCGATTTCACCAGTTGGAACATCCCGATGATCGATTTCACGAGCCTTGGTACTTATCCAAGGAATACTATGAATAACGATAAAGCTCTCATCCAACTGCTTCTTTAATCTCCAATAAATATCTGGTTCAGCTCGATGGCTATCGTTCGCGATTGGTCCAATATCGGGAATCATACGGGCCATAGAAACCTCATAAATACTTTCAAGCTGGTAAAACTACTATGGTGCAGTATGCGATAGTGTGAACAGAACGAAGTATCGTATGACTGTGGATTATGTGTCATAACCCCACAAATATGCACCATATCTAATGGCCGATAATCATAATCTTGTCGTTCGCTGCATCAATAGTGGCGTTTCCCCTTTTAACATAGTCATCTCTAAAAATCAGGAGAAACTAGAGGAGGAAGCGTCATCGATTCTAAATATTTTATACAGTAATGATTTCCCAAACTAAGTGCGTAAAGCACTAAAGAATCATAGAGGATCAAATAGAAGATCTGTTTGAAACGATAGTTTTCGCTTCCAAGCGCTGCGGCAACGCCGTTATGCGCATAGATATTTCTGATTCCATAGCATAAAGCAAGAATATGTTTTGTGTGAAGATTTTGCTTGTTTTTAATAAATGTGATAGTTTCTTCAATCAACTTCTTTGTTTTATTTTGTGTATTATTCCTAATGTAGGCTAAAATTAAATAGAGTTCACGACGTTGTTGCGGTGTATTCACTAGATGCGTAGAGATTAGAGCATTGAAATTATCAGTAGTCGAATGAAATCCAATTAATAATAAGGTACTTTCTTGATAAAGATCTGTTTTACTCTTGTTTGATAAATACGCATCTTTCGGAATCAGGTAAGATGCAGTCTGGGGATTTTTGCTTAACCCCTCAAAAAGGTCAATTATATGCCTATGACCAATATTGACACTGGTGACGAATTCAAGTGCGCCTTTCATCCACCGTACAGATGAGGACAATATCGTGCAAGCTATCGATAGATAGAGCATTCATACTTGGAGCAATACAATTACCTCAGAGACACTTTCATATCGCCCGACTGGGGAGAAAGATAAAGTTGTTGGAAGCATCAACCATCGTTCTTAGTGGACAGCCCAACAAGATATGCTAACCTTGCAAGTGTGTACTAAATGTTGTGATTGCTTGTTCTAATTGCTCTCGCAATATAAATAAAACGTTATTTGTAGTAAAAAAACCTTTCTTATGCACACTCAAAAAATTTAAATGTTGTTGAATACCAATGAATCTTCTTAATTGAACATCATTCCATGCTACTGCAATGCCTAAACGTCCTAAGGATGATGCATTAAAAATGCTGCCGAGAATATGCTTAGGATTTCTATTAAAACCTTCTATCTCTATAGATAGGAAACATCGAGCATTTTGATTGTAGGTTGTCAGGGTTTCCAATGTGGGAGACTCATAGAATCCATGCATCAACCGAATATTAGAAGCATGATATGCAATCAACTCCGTAATCAATAATGAAGAATATTGTAGTAATTGGTCGTACCACGGTATCATTTGTTCATAAACAGCAAATGGTCCCACGGCAATATCAATAATAGGCATATACGTTCTATAGTGACGATCGTCTCCATTTGGATAATAATCCTCATAGGGGAAAGAACGCCATTGACGTTTCACTGGTACATTAATAGACTCATAAATGGGCTGAAGGAGTCTGCATATTTGTAGTTCGTATTGATAGACTTCCCTAAGATGAACATAGGTTTTTCTATTAACAAATTCAGCCATAACTGCCCCAATCAAAGAATCATGCCCTATACTTAGCCATATGAGGGGGAAGATCAATTTCATTCCATCCTTTATCGATGTCAAGTGGTTTTCCTGCCCAACCTTGAGCATCATGAATTTTTGCTCTTATTAATTTTAGTAACGAACCTCTTTCACCTAATCTATAGATATCTTCTTTATTAAATACAATAATAAATTTTTCAGTTCTTGCTCGAAATAACATTTGTGTTGCTAGACAACCACTCATCTTTTTTAATGGCTGATCTGGCTGTGGAAATCCTGATGCTCCTTCTCTGGTAAAAAATATCCCAAGATATGAATCTTTATTGATGTGATAATCTAATATGTATACTAATCGAGAAAAATATTTATTTTCTATTGGGATTCCATAATCCTTTGCCTCAGCAACAAAGGTATCACCTGGTAAGTTCAAAAAGTCTTTCATCATCCATTCCCATAAACCTCCAGATCCTGAAACCTCTAAATCAATCTGGTACTCAGCTGCTGAGTAACTTTTGATACGATTAATATCTTGGAGTGAGCTAAGTGCAAGATATAGTATCTCTTCCAATAGTTTGCCATCGTTGCGTGGAGCGGTATATTTTTTGTTTGCTGCTTTTGCTGCTTCCTTTGCCTTTTCTTCTGTTTCAATACGTAGTCTAAATTCTTCTATTTTTACAATTAATTCAGGATTAGGATCGTAACATTCGTCTTCTAGTTTCCATTCTCTTAAGGAAGCAAAAACTAGTCGCCTTTCATCTCTTGAAAGATCTGATCTTTTACCAAGACGAGCCAGCATAGCTGCAAGTACCGCTGGAGATACATCAGTGACGGAAGTGGAATTGTCATTATCCATTTTTATACCTCTATTAAATTCTCTGAGACTACATTGAAAGTAATGCTTGTCTGAACAAAAAATACTAAAGTATAATATGACTCTTCCATATATATATCCTTTTCACATTCACCACAAAACACAGGGAATTTTGGTGGACCATTTTCCATAGGTAGTTCATATATAGGAAAATCATGTAAGCGATGATATAGACGTACTCGTATTATGGCTAACTCTTTAGCATAAATTGTAAATAAGATATCCAAGGAGTCACTAAATGTACATCCAACAGATGATGATATTTGTCTTGGCTCTATGCTTCGCTGAAGCAGAAAAAGCTTATTAATAGCCTTTACTGCTTCAGGATTTCTATCAAAGTATTGATAGTTATGTAGGTTCAAGGTTATCATATACGCCTTTACCTCTTGCATAGGATAGGAAATACTTTAATTGTTCGATGTCGCTCTGTTTTGTAACAAATACATTTATATGAGGAAATAGATCTTCCGTAGGCGTGCCAGGTTTAAGACCAAAGTAAACATGCATATGTAATACGGTAGAATCACCAACTGAATGAGCAAATTCATATGCCAAAGCACCATGTTCACGTATAAGTGTATTCAATATCACACGCTCTATTCGCCTCTCGTCCACAAATGGTGTACCATATTTGTCTTGTAATTCCTTATTGATATGATCCTTCAGTGTACGTGCAAGGTGAATGAGACCAGATTCTTCAATGCTATTTATTCGCCCAGCACGAGCATTCAGAACTACACCATTTGCCTCTGCTCGTATCTTAAGATGCTGCCATGTGAATTCTTCTGAGTCTTGAAATTCCTCCATCATTTTTTGAAGAACAATGTCTTGTAGATTGAGAAAATCAACCTTAGAGCTTGTTAAGGATTCTAGCTCTTGGAATATACCTGGCACCTTAAACCAAAATTCAAATTGTGAATTTCCTCGACGTATTGATTCTGCATCGTCTTCCTTTTCTGCATGACTAAAACCATTCCAATGTAAAGATATAGTGTCGTTTGTAACACGAGCAAAACATAACCATCTGATACTTAATTGAACAACCTTACCTTCTTCATCAATTTCAGAATGTTTTACAGAAACAGGACGAATATACCAACGTACATCTGGCTCCGTACTAACAATGACTGGGCCATACCAATCATCGGTTCCTGGTTTCCATAACAACTCAGTAGGATTTTTACATTGAGGAAAACTTAAAACTTTGCCAATCTTTATTGACATCCATTTCTTACTACGATTTATTAGTTCTTCGATAATTAACTCACTATCCCGACTATTGTTATACTGGTTCTGTCTCAGAGCTGAAACTATTCTTCTTAGCAATTCAGATTTATCAAAATTGCTATAACCAAGTCTCATTTTTTTATGTATGCCTTTAAGAGAATTTACATCGAAATTGTAAGAATCTAGGAAATTTTCCGCAAAATCGTATTTGTTATCAAAGAAACGAATAATCTGTGCATGAATAGCCATCCAAAATCCTCTACAATTAAATGATTATGGAGAAACCTCTGCATACAAGCAGTATGTTATATAGACAGCAGGCCCTTTAGAAATCTATTTTCTTAAAGTCCCCACTCGAACGCGGTAGTAATGATAACATACTCATTTCCTGAATATCATGAATTAGCTTTCCATATATATTCTACGTGGTATTCTGGTCAGTCTCAATATTTCTGCTGAAAAAACAATAGTAATATTATTAGATAGCCATAAAATATCACCAATCTCTTTCGTCTAGAGCCGCTTAGTTATGATCCTATTCCCTGCCTCGGCCCACTCATCCTATATTGTCCACTCTCCAGCCATGGGTTGATATTTTGTGATGATAGATCCAATTTAGTATAGGAGATGTGTCAAATTATTCTAACGTGGAGAGTAGACGATGAATTTTCAAAGCGCTATTCTCCGTCAGAAAATCATATACACATAACTATACTTTTGAAGGGATAAGCAAAAACAATTATATATCTCTGCAATGGCGGCGCAAATTTTGCTCCTAGGCCAATTATAGGGATTGAGCCTGATTTAAATAACGATAGATGGTTGCTTTGGAAAGTCGATACTCCTTCATCAAGTTGCGAATCGTGATGCCATCGCGCCGCCGTGCCTGTAATTCTGCAATCTGTTCCGGGAGAAGGGTCTTACGCCTCCCAAAGGCGACTCCCCGTGCCTTCGCTAGTCGTATTCCATCCATCTGTCGCTCTGCCCGCAACTCGGTTTCAAACTGCGCAATGGCCCCCAACATATGGAAGACGAGCCGCCCTGTGGCATCATGCGTATTAATCTGTTGATCTAATACATGGAGATCGACCTGTTTTCGCGTAAGCTCAGCCGCAATTTGGCAGAGGTGATACGTGGAACGGGCTAAACGATCAAGACGCGTGACAACCAGCGTATCGCCTTCACGAAGATATTCGAGACAGGCCGCTAGTTGCGGACGCTTTGCCGTTGTGCCGCTCTGCGTTTCTTGATAGATCTTGTCACACGCTGCCAGTTTGGCAATCTGGGTACTCAGACTTTGGCCAACAGAACTAACGCGAGCATAGCCGATGCGTGCCATCGAGTCCTCCTAGTTGGCGCAGAATCTCAAAGATGTTATGATACGGCCATTCTGAGACATATTGTGCAACCCTCAATTAACCATGGTTCAGAAGGTGTACGTTTTGAGACCCCTATCGATCATGGGTACGAAAGGATCGTTGTGCCAAAAGCGAGCGCTGATCCCGTTCAGAAACGACTGCACATTCTTTCCCCATCCGAGGTCGAGGCGCTCTTCGCCCGTCCGGTCTTTACACCCGACGAGCGCCTCCAAGCATTTACCCTCACTCCCGCTGAAAAATCCATGCTTTCCATGTTCAGTCGTCTTCATATTCAAGTTGCGTTTATTCTTGAACTTGGCTATTTTAAGGCTAAACAGCGTTTTTTTTCAATCTCATTTGCTGCCGTGACCGATGATCTCCAAGCAATTCTTGCACAACACTTCCCAAGGGCTACACTTGCCAAGCTTCGGCC is from Herpetosiphon gulosus and encodes:
- a CDS encoding tetratricopeptide repeat protein; translation: MLPDVPNKQQRADFRWYFDDYLKWPFLEFRTRAARVEADLVAVGKALFLTIFASSSAATKIYDEWISVDHGIPTLQILSLIPAVLSIPWELLHDDYGFLNQRRLNPVAIYRIAKTIPSTILRHQFAMPLRVLVVIARPDDVEFLDPRTSAQTILAQLQHLERDNKIKPGMIEFEFLRPPTYDQLARRLQNATKPVHVLHFDGHGGFSNLQHGSPYESMAFKAAHTNQGVLAFETADHHLNIVHASDFAKLLNGAGVRLVLLDACQTSVMDTSESDDTDYQRQQALGSVATQLLAAGVPAVVAMSASVVPMTTALFFGEFYGLIAKGQSVPLALERARQALQSQPVRLYLSQNPDKDAESITLEDWWLPHFYQQREINLIPTGKPRRPKPAKLSGFVENPLQRPFVGRAKELLHLERALLNGKIVLLHGFGGIGKTRLASEAAAWLTQTKLYHGALLLSFEHGGSHIALLSAIARHYALPETDSHDLQAAVQRFKPHLRSKPLLIIADNLESILPNAGNAELNVLDANERHTLWDCVLSLRQAGAGMILTCRDFDLRDSRLQQGPFTHLVPMRGLDAPAAYRFATALLDDLAIDRRRAPKLQLSTLLARLDHHPLAMGLTLRALREPSLSIEQLLSDYCSLLARFTDETDQNQRHHSLDASLTYSLQRLSPDQREWLARLAPFEGGALELFLLEITKIPAVQWPQLRVALEHAALIQVELLGGGLVFLRFHPTLTPYIRRQYRSPNDLEQRFVECYCELLEESRLEDTQHSQATRVLVQYELPNLQRTIQRLLALNEINAAVVRIINLNHFYYIFGMQRERNLLNQQLAQHMSSSKQLSENEYLHESELGNAEFVQGNYNGALQRFQQLLIRIVHQPSGQSYGLGSYTHCLTLSQIGDCLLKLGSILEAQDIYQQALIMIERLSAQQKDNRFYIRQQAILLARLADCNVDEGQFKQAQLFYEQAIDIFQRLDDLQSQAVTLVQLGTLSLQQHIYNEANQRYHEALNIYQRLKEPKGEATINHQLGRVAEKQEDWLKAEQYYRQSLIIKEKLNDSLGIATTCSQLAIVAQFLGNPDEAENWYQRALKIPHIPILYYAHWLSNLANLIVTQVETGNWACNRLTEAQGYAEEVLRIKEMLDPSRTEIWTTFGILADIAKLVDLSDQASHYRQQARIAYISHNGNRWHINRQFGQLIAEIVAATQGDQKYRTILTAEFSKMQKNNGINLLEVIHRIWAGERDWQSLCSDLNNQYSLLIVRVIEELEEKRQK
- a CDS encoding NERD domain-containing protein produces the protein MARMIPDIGPIANDSHRAEPDIYWRLKKQLDESFIVIHSIPWISTKAREIDHRDVPTGEIDFLILHPIYGILALEVKGGVIAFERTTFVYRDGRKLQPVNQLRRGVHSLQPWIQKQGFPFIRIGYGIVLPDSDLGGKPVPPALMDINPESPKHIAFDKTSLKHFGKAVMSLMQHWKQALAVKDTTAQIIDQIVDLICPMADYTQRWSTRILSDAHQWLALTDEQQKHLDRMHTQQRMVLTGRSGTGKTLLALTHARSLANNALRVLFVVFNVELAQYLKAQLNDTTINVTTFHKLCTDARRILGLSVSFDDNWFHEAPKVFQLAVDAQQLGDYDALIIDEGQVFKQEWLLSFTQWFIDKPILICCDETQVFSYESKIAASEIAQIINVPNPFTLSMNLRSPRSVFDRLCEVLPSDYEQISPRPHEQDTLRELASDFPLQTLFESIYILHNAGVSAQDITVVYLQDEPMYRNAFQKKYSQKQHDLKQLKERISSEHHLHSRYQYQLHSLEDDHRTYTSLYDIYKNVESYVNKTISIRKYRGLESPIVIIYVSGEERVDDTMLACAYARATSLCIVIYPTEKFFISKTSQFISVVMRDIPDVKTIIKQRWPPYRSMHMSSIFTTLPDIRWSHTWQGWSVMEEQSLSISTALWVLHLALSSQYPVFLASTPERTPNDWSLREYAHISLDAWKVYPIKGHYELKWCDVCHRIARWKRSHCLDCLSDDDVRLPNEIQDLQRYELIVTNPSNFSPAEKRKLSLFLLALGYWRTLSVEEQAVIAQSIQGQMVLVGPMIRFFQLLVGITIIKSKLGSTIRRDILINQYKNWFTELNELPASMFRDQISIALNSWKSQGWIEKEQVKIPGIYRRLAILPKEA
- a CDS encoding recombinase family protein, with amino-acid sequence MARIGYARVSSVGQSLSTQIAKLAACDKIYQETQSGTTAKRPQLAACLEYLREGDTLVVTRLDRLARSTYHLCQIAAELTRKQVDLHVLDQQINTHDATGRLVFHMLGAIAQFETELRAERQMDGIRLAKARGVAFGRRKTLLPEQIAELQARRRDGITIRNLMKEYRLSKATIYRYLNQAQSL